Proteins from one Coffea arabica cultivar ET-39 chromosome 8c, Coffea Arabica ET-39 HiFi, whole genome shotgun sequence genomic window:
- the LOC113705693 gene encoding premnaspirodiene oxygenase-like — protein sequence MVRKTLSKTSKISGKLPPGPRKLPLIGNIHNLFGGLPHIVLRDLAKKYGPLLHLQLGEVSTVIVSSAEMAKEVLVTHDPVYTNRPDRLAINIMWYDKQDMIFTPYGDHWRQLRKICITELLSNKNVRSFSYIRKEEIMKLMESIRSSQGVSVNVTEMFFRYATYMTCRAAFGTISKDTETMIKCLKEAMVLAAGFDAADVFPSLKILPLISGLKRKLIKMHDKMDEILDDVINQHKLNHKSGKMGNAVSGEEDLIDVLLRLQESGNLQMPITDRNIKGVLFDIFTAGTDTSSVTSEWAMSELMKHPRVMAKAQAEVRQVCKGKETIEEDDIQKLVYLKVVVKEALRLHPPGPLIPRASRENREVKGYMIPNKSHVLVNAYTIARDPEYWDDPEMFKPERFDQKSVDYTGSDFQFLPFGTGRRMCPGVTFGVANIELPLAHLLFHFDWSLPNGMKPNDLDMDEAAGLSINRKNNLYLVATAYCPPMNE from the exons ATGGTACGGAAGACATTGTCAAAAACATCTAAAATTAGTGGAAAACTTCCACCAGGTCCAAGAAAGCTGCCTCTCATTGGAAACATTCACAACTTATTTGGTGGACTTCCACACATTGTCCTCAGggatttggccaaaaaatatGGACCCTTGTTGCATCTTCAGCTTGGTGAAGTTTCTACAGTGATTGTATCATCAGCCGAGATGGCGAAAGAAGTTCTAGTAACTCATGACCCTGTCTATACAAACAGGCCGGATCGCCTTGCCATCAACATTATGTGGTATGACAaacaagatatgatttttactCCGTATGGAGACCATTGGAGACAATTGCGTAAAATATGCATAACGGAGCTTCTAAGTAACAAGAATGTCCGGTCATTTAGTTATATTAGGAAGGAAGAAATCATGAAACTAATGGAATCAATTCGATCTTCTCAAGGAGTGTCTGTTAATGTTACAGAAATGTTCTTCCGGTATGCGACTTATATGACTTGCAGAGCAGCATTTGGTACAATTTCTAAAGACACTGAAACGATGATCAAGTGTTTGAAGGAGGCAATGGTCTTAGCAGCAGGCTTTGATGCAGCTGATGTTTTTCCATCCCTGAAAATACTTCCTCTTATCAGCGGACTGAAGCGTAAATTGATCAAGATGCATGACAAGATGGACGAAATTCTTGATGATGTGATCAATCAACATAAACTGAACCATAAAAGTGGAAAGATGGGCAATGCTGTGTCCGGAGAAGAAGATCTTATCGACGTTCTTTTGAGACTGCAGGAAAGTGGAAACCTTCAAATGCCAATCACAGACAGGAATATCAAAGGTGTACTTTTT GACATTTTCACTGCTGGAACAGATACTTCATCTGTAACAAGTGAATGGGCAATGTCAGAATTGATGAAGCATCCCAGGGTGATGGCAAAGGCACAGGCAGAAGTAAGACAAGTCTGCAAGGGAAAGGAGACAATTGAAGAGGATGACATCCAGAAACTAGTGTACCTGAAGGTGGTAGTCAAAGAAGCTCTAAGGCTCCATCCGCCTGGTCCATTGATTCCAAGAGCAAGCAGGGAAAACCGCGAGGTCAAAGGGTATATGATACCCAACAAATCCCATGTGTTGGTGAATGCATATACCATAGCAAGAGATCCAGAATATTGGGATGATCCAGAAATGTTTAAACCAGAGAGATTTGATCAGAAATCGGTTGATTACACGGGCTCAGatttccaatttcttccatttggGACAGGAAGGAGGATGTGCCCCGGCGTCACTTTTGGTGTGGCCAATATTGAGCTTCCCTTGGCTCATTTACTCTTCCACTTTGACTGGAGTCTTCCCAATGGAATGAAGCCCAATGATCTTGACATGGATGAAGCTGCTGGATTAAGTATAAATAGGAAAAACAACCTTTACCTGGTTGCCACTGCATACTGTCCTCCCATGAATGAGTGA